In Brevibacillus brevis NBRC 100599, a single genomic region encodes these proteins:
- a CDS encoding type II secretion system F family protein, with product MFVLVLSILVSVAIFLYGLPSCVSKGEPISATLLGRIDSVKQAKLEQSFQQGRKRWTLVRSLEKNQVLLQHFYKWTGVDKKKIQETLARLGIDISLTEIVLFRLISMCFIVSSLASLSISMVHGEKITMVTGLPLTISLFLYLLPNMLLDRVDKRAKAEIREQVPIFFSIVQSLVEAGMPLQQAVKQTARRFDARLGRELASLEMGEKRHGNWRKALEELAFRWEVDSLTTIALEMNEAMKKGVSISQMLSVQVEEQVRQQEDEAATHMNRLNIRLLPFVIMLMGLPLLFLVMGPAFIGIGESL from the coding sequence ATGTTCGTTCTCGTTCTTAGTATATTGGTGAGTGTTGCTATATTTCTATACGGCTTGCCGTCTTGTGTGAGTAAGGGAGAACCAATCTCCGCCACCCTTTTGGGCAGGATTGACTCCGTGAAACAAGCCAAGCTTGAGCAATCGTTTCAACAAGGACGAAAAAGGTGGACATTAGTTCGAAGCTTGGAGAAAAACCAGGTACTGCTACAGCATTTCTACAAATGGACGGGGGTCGATAAGAAAAAAATACAGGAAACATTGGCGCGTCTGGGGATTGATATAAGCCTGACAGAAATTGTTTTGTTCCGGCTTATCAGTATGTGTTTCATCGTTTCATCTCTAGCTTCATTGTCAATAAGCATGGTACATGGTGAAAAAATCACTATGGTGACTGGGCTTCCCTTAACGATTAGCTTATTTTTGTACTTGCTGCCGAACATGTTGCTAGATCGGGTGGACAAGCGGGCTAAAGCTGAAATTCGAGAGCAGGTCCCAATCTTTTTCAGCATTGTGCAGTCATTGGTGGAAGCAGGCATGCCGTTGCAGCAGGCTGTTAAGCAGACAGCGAGACGTTTTGATGCCAGACTTGGCAGAGAACTCGCGAGCCTAGAAATGGGAGAAAAAAGGCATGGGAACTGGCGAAAGGCACTTGAAGAGCTGGCCTTTCGGTGGGAGGTAGATTCGTTGACTACCATCGCACTAGAGATGAACGAGGCGATGAAAAAAGGGGTTAGCATATCGCAAATGTTGTCTGTCCAAGTAGAGGAACAAGTGAGACAACAAGAGGACGAAGCTGCTACCCATATGAATCGGTTAAATATCAGATTATTGCCTTTTGTCATTATGTTAATGGGTCTGCCTCTGTTGTTCCTGGTGATGGGGCCTGCATTCATCGGCATCGGAGAAAGCCTGTAG
- a CDS encoding A24 family peptidase, giving the protein MTNVVLLGVLGAAAWMDWRQRRIPNTLVFPVIAVGLWYQWEGELLAGAVLGVAGAFLLTVGPVILKGMGMGDQKLLMAVGAWTSWSVVYSLFLHSIILCLIVMVFYPQNWARLRNNLQIIAAGWTAHRQVWLPGREKTAFSFPYAVYLLGAFVLQSVRDVIGASG; this is encoded by the coding sequence ATGACAAACGTAGTCTTGCTAGGCGTATTAGGAGCGGCAGCATGGATGGATTGGAGACAAAGAAGAATACCAAATACCCTTGTTTTTCCGGTGATTGCTGTCGGCTTATGGTATCAGTGGGAAGGTGAATTATTAGCCGGAGCAGTGCTAGGTGTGGCAGGAGCATTTTTGTTGACAGTTGGTCCCGTAATCTTAAAAGGAATGGGGATGGGCGATCAAAAGCTGCTGATGGCTGTTGGAGCTTGGACAAGCTGGAGTGTGGTGTATTCTTTGTTTTTGCATTCTATCATCTTATGTCTGATTGTGATGGTGTTCTATCCGCAAAATTGGGCTCGCCTACGCAACAATCTTCAAATCATTGCAGCCGGATGGACAGCTCATCGACAAGTGTGGCTTCCAGGCAGGGAAAAAACAGCCTTTTCATTCCCCTACGCTGTATATTTGCTGGGTGCCTTTGTGCTCCAATCTGTGCGAGATGTCATCGGAGCAAGCGGATGA
- a CDS encoding TadE/TadG family type IV pilus assembly protein — protein MITRMGRMIRARVKDERGSQMIEFILVFPLVWILIVFSFDQFSMMYNKQKALAAAYEAGRIAAVQPNFGLAKFHAKQRGTSELAQGIGVLHKDVQLELDGNGWRKGSHVKAKATVSFRLLSTGELFEITESYYMMVENAEEKQ, from the coding sequence ATGATCACACGTATGGGACGAATGATACGTGCGAGGGTGAAAGATGAGCGAGGCAGCCAGATGATTGAGTTTATTTTGGTGTTTCCTTTAGTTTGGATCTTGATCGTATTCTCCTTTGACCAATTCAGCATGATGTACAACAAGCAAAAGGCATTGGCGGCTGCGTATGAGGCAGGGAGAATTGCTGCAGTGCAGCCCAATTTCGGTTTGGCCAAATTCCATGCGAAACAGAGAGGTACATCCGAATTAGCACAAGGTATCGGAGTCCTCCACAAAGATGTGCAGCTGGAGCTTGATGGGAACGGCTGGAGAAAAGGCAGTCATGTAAAAGCTAAAGCAACAGTTTCATTTCGGCTTCTCTCTACGGGGGAATTATTCGAGATAACTGAAAGCTATTACATGATGGTTGAAAATGCGGAGGAGAAGCAATGA